In Cervus elaphus chromosome 3, mCerEla1.1, whole genome shotgun sequence, the genomic stretch atttttccaatGTAGTAATTCTGCAAAAATGTGATTAATGGCTGGTGTCAGTATCACCATTCAGATAGTAGAGAAAAAATCTTTTATCAAAAGATAAGGCAACTTACTGTTGACAGTTTTCAGAAATACCTCCCAGATATTTATAATTCTTTGGCTTTCACATTTCAtgggccttttctaaaacaatccaggtatagttgatgtacaacattatgttaatttctgctatacagcaaagtgattcagttataaatacacatacattcttttctatattttttttccattatggtttatccacAGGAGattgaatatattttcctgtgccatacagtaggaccttgttgtttatccattctatatacacTAGTTTGCTTCTGCTAACCACAAATGCCCACTCATCCATCCTCCAACATGCCCCCTCTTGGCAATCACACGTCTGTTctccatatctgtgagtctatttctcttttgtagataagttcatttgtgtcatattttagattccccatataagtaatatcaaatggtatttgtttttctcttatttacttactatgataatttctagtcacatccatgttgctgcaaatggctgaGTACATTCATTCGTTTTCATGGCTGAGTacattctattgtgtatatatacaatttcttgtttatccactcatttgtCGGTGGATATTTAGATTTTTTCTCATGggtcattttatttctatttttacttatgatcttattctatttcattaaaaGTTATATGTTTTTACATTTGTGTTTACATATACTTTATATCTATTCAGTTccttacacttttatttttagttagttTTATAGGCACGTTTccgagaaagcaatggcaccccactccagtactcttgcctgggaaagcccatggacggaggagcctggaggctacagtccatggggtcgcaaagagtcggaaacgactgagcaacttcactttcacgcactggagaaggaaatggcagcccactgcagtgttcttgcctggagaatcccggggacgggagcctggcgggctgccgtctatgggggcgcacagggtcggacacggctGGCGTGACTGAGCAGCGGCAGCGGCGCGTTTTGAAGCGCTGTCTCTGTGCTCCGCTTTAGTATGTTGATGTGTAACCTCTGACTACTGCTTTATTAGTTGATTGAACTTTTTAAGTGTAAGAAGTGTATGAGTTGATTGGGAACTTTCACCCCAATATTTGACAAGTTTCCAGCcataaattattcatatttttcttcccCATTCCCTCTTTTGCTTCTTCTGCGATTCAAACTACATATTAGATAGACTTTAACATTGTACCGTAGATCCCAGAATctctgtaaattaaaaataatctattttttctctttttaaggaTTACACAATTCAGATCTCTTTTCAAAATTGTTGGTTTTTGCTTCTGTAATATCTATCCAATAATTAAGCCCAAAGTGTGACTTTCTTCAGAAACAttatattttgcatttctaacatttttcttttaatactatgtgttttctctttctcttctgggaCATCTTAACTTTTCATCATCTTCCTTTATTTCATAAAGCATGGTTGTGTAAGCTTGATTTAAAGCTTTTGTGCAAGCTACCAATATCTGAGTCATCTTGGCCTTGGCACCAAGAGATTGTCATTTTGGTAGATGAATGTCTTTTGAAATGGGTCACATTTTACTGATTGTTTGTATATCCAGTGATTTTTGGATTGTGTCCTCACACTGTGAATATTTCACTGAATAAACTCTGGGTTGTTTTATTCACCTGAGAGGTATGAAATTTTATTCACCTGTCAGGCAATGAACCCTGAGAGATTCACACTGCAGCTCTGTCTTGTCTTTTGTAATGTTGACTGAACTCTGTTAACATGTTAAGCCTTTGCTAaaactgtttttcttattttgttgtttgAACCATAGCTATCTGGTTCAGGGTTCATTCTAAGTAATATGCATGCTTATACACATAATTAAGGTCTGATCTGCTGTGATTCTCTCAGGAATTCCTGCATCTGTCTCAGACCGCCCAGATACTTTACCACGAATCAGTTACTCTATTGAGTGTTCTATAAATGACAATTAGTTCCAGTTGGCTGATGAGTTATGGGGGTCTTTTATATCCTTCTTGGCTTACTGTCTAATATTTCTATGTTATTACTGAGTGAGGAGTGTTTAAGAGTTCAGCTATGattgtagatttttcttttttctcatttgttatctCATTTTTTTGCTACCTATATTTTGAAGTTCTGTTGCTGGGGATTCCATTGCTTGGTTAGTTTGCTTCCATAAAAATGTAACATATGGTGGAGTaagacaacagaaattcattgtcTAACAGTTATGGATGCTACAGTTCCCAAATCAAGATGTTGGTagattggttccttctgaggaagaggaagctgaggaAGAATCTCTTCCATGCCTCTCTCTGAGCATCTGGTGTTGTCAATATCCTTGCAGTGTTTCATGACTGCACTTGCAGATCTCTAGTTTCTGCCTCCATTGACACCTGGCCATCTTCTTCCTCCATATCTCTTTCTTTACATCATCTTATTATTATTCATGTCTGTCTCTGCATCCAAATTTACCCTTTTAATAAGAGCATCTGTGATATTGGAACAGAGCCCATCCTAATGACATCATCTTAACTTGGTAGGAGATAGGGCTGGAGAGATAGGGGGCTAGGGCCAGAGCCAGAGtgagatagggcttctcttctgcTCAGCAGCCATCACTGTCTATTGGGGGTTGGGTCAGTTTTCCAAGTTGCTGGAGCAGAAGATGTGATGGTTGGGTCTTAGCTGGTCTGTTCCCTTTAAGTTTGGACTTGCTTCTTTCCCCTTTCTGCTCAATTCCATGTGGATCTTTCTTGCAGCTTTGGTCGTACATGACTCCTGCCAGTCTCTAGTTAACTCTCAGTGAGAACGGTTTCTCATGTGgctgtatttttgatgtgttcgtggagagggaggtgagttACACGTCCTCCTACTTTCACATCTTctttctgggtagagtattcttgtttaggttttcttttcctttcattattttgaatatattgtgcCGCTCCCTGTAGCCTGTAAAGTTTCTGCTTATAAGTCAGTTATAGTTCCTTTGTAACTTCTAAtgtgctgttgattccttctagtgtattttaaaatttcagttattgtattcttcatctcgggcttccctggtggctcagttggtaaagaatctgcctgcaaaacggaagacctgggtttggtccttgggttgggaagatcccctggagaagggcatagcaacccactccagtattcttgcctggagaatcctgtggacagaggaggctgtgggctgcagtcctggggtcacaaagaattggacacgactgaatgactaagcacagcgcacaacattcttcatctctgtttcttctttatattttctctttattaaacttctcactgtgttcatccattcttttACTGAGTTTATTGAGCATCTTTGTGATCTTTACCTTGAATTCTTTATCTGGTAGATTACTTACCTCCacatttttaacttctttctgCAGTTTTGTCTTGTTCCTCAATCTGGAATGTGTTCCTCTGTCCCCttatttttcctaattctttCTATTATTTCTATGCATTTGGTAGGTCAGTTATGCTTCCAGATCTTGGAGAAATGGTCTTATATAGGAGTTGTACTATGGTATCCACTCTTCTCTGGACACCAGAGAGATATGCTCTAGAGTTGCCCCCTATGTGGGTTGTTTGGCCCTTCTTGGATACTCTGACTGATGCTTGCTTGCAGGTGGGCAGGGTCTTGTCTTAGGATAGTTAGGTGCAGGGGCTGTGGAGGTCTGAAGCTGTTAGCAGCACAGTGGAGGTTGGGTTGAGTCCCAGGTGGCTGGCTGTGAGCCTCAGGGGTTCCTGGGGCTGGCACTGGCCTCCTGAAGGACACAGCTTTGTATTCTTTCTCCTGGCCACTCAGTTTGCCAAGCCCCAGAACTGGTGGTGGCCTGCTGGTCGGTAGGCAAGCCCTCTGCACTAACGGGCTAAAGGGAGGATTTCAGTTTGGCATTTGCCAGCACATGTATCCTCGTGGAGGaacaagttttcaaaaatatctgctgcctgcctgtgtgtgtgtgtgtgtgtgtgtgtgtgtgtgtgtgtgtgtgtgtgtgtgtgtgtgtgtgtgtgtgtgtgtgtgtgtgtgtgtgtgtgtgtgtgtgtgtgtgtgtgtgtgtgtgtccccagggACAGTCCAGTAGCCTTCTGCCTCTGGAGGCGCTCCAAGATCAGAGCAAGTGGAGATCACCCAGTTTCCTTTCAAATTACTATCTCTGCTTTGGGAGTCAGAATATGTCCTTTAACACCTGCAGCTGTCCAATACAcaagccctgctggccttcaaaacCAGATATTCTGGGAGCTCATCTGGGTGTAGGATCCCCAGACTGGGGGCATTGTTTTGTGGCTCAGACCCCTAACTCCCTGGGAGGATATGTGCATTTGTTGGTCACCTACCATGGGCTGTGGGTCTTAACTATACCTCATCTCTGCCCCTACTACCATTGTTGTTTCTTCCTTAAAGCtctatatctgtatctctatctatctatctagagaAATAACTAGAAGCGAACTCAGGGTCTTCCTATCCTGCTATCTTAGCTccagaatgattttttttgatTCAGGAATCATAATGGTTAATGTAGTTTTGACAACTAcaaggggcggggggagggagaaagagagaacagagaagatGGGAACAGATATAGAGGATTTGATACCAGGCTGACTGCCAAATCAtctttggcatgaagtgatgaaaatctttaggagatgagggttcaaatCTTATTAATAAAACTCAAAAGCAAATTAACAGAGGCCCAGAAAAACTAGGCAAAACAGAGAATACAAAGCATAATTGAAATTGGCAAAATATTCTATTCCCTCATCTCAAGGAAGAAGTCTGagtaaaaggtgagaaaaataaagactttccattccctggtggctcagtttgtaaagaatttgcctgcattacaggagacccgtgtttgatccctgggttaggaaggtcccgaggagaaggaaatggcaacccactccagtatttttgcctggagagtcccattgacagagaagcctggcgggctacagtccatggggttgcaagagctggacatgactgaagtgactgattaCCGTTTCTGGCAAAGCCTTCACACGCTGACATGGTCAcctgaaaaaaattcatatattttcacATGAACTCAATTAAGATCATTCATTAACCTGGATAACAAATAGTCTGAGGTAATGATCAGAGGACTAAAGACTCCAAAGCTCTTGTTTGTTTTGCTGCAGTGAGTGGCATGTGGGACGTTAGTTCCTGGAACAGGACTGGAACCTGCGCCctctacagtggaagcatggagccctaaccactggacctccagggaattccctccaaaACTgttcttttaatgattttaaatgcTTTATGAAGAAATAGCAGTGAAAGCTTAATAAGTCTTTACTAATGAGAATTTTTGGAATGAATAAAAAGGGATTACTTCATTAATTGTAGGTACGGCTGAAATAGAAGGAATTGTTGAGGTTAATGATCCAAGTTACTTCAAAGATTTGTGAGCAGAACAGTCTGAAGTGATATTGATGGAGTTATTAAGTGGTTAATAGCAGAGATTATTCAGACCCTGAGAGGGAGAATTCCTCTATTCTCTCTTTGACTAGCAATTAAAATAGTTCTTTTGATGTGGGTTATTAGAAATGCAGACAACTTTAGGTAGAACTTATGATGACAAGAAAGATCTAAGTATTGTTCAGACCATGGCAGTTTCTGTAATAGATGAGCTTCCCAGTCATGGATATCTTTTATCAATTTAGtctcagaaaattaaatgaatattcaggagacTGTGCTTGAATGACTAGCTCAGCTATCTCATAGGGTAAAAATACTTGTGATGGGAAAAAAGATTTATGTTATccaaaagagaagtaaaaaggaagaagtgaaaagaTGGAGTTGGACGTAGTAATTGGATAAATCAGTAAGCAGTTCGAACAGCTTTTGGAGAATAACATGAAAAAATGATGTTATTAGGATTCAGTAAATAATTAATACTAAAATATCTATTGTAAGGTGTGAGAAGTCACTTTGGCTCCACATACACATCTTACAAAGCTCATTCAGAATTACTGAGTTTATTATAGCCTGGAAGATTGTGACTGTAAATTTTTGTGCACAGGGATAAGTTTAGTCCCTCAGTTAAGCTTATAGAACCTAAAAAGAGATTGGCTGAGGACCAACATCTACTTGCACATACCCTTGAGAGTTTCTTGAATATATTTCCTCTGATAGAATAACATAATTCAGTGTACCATAATTACCAATGTACATAAAGtgccaagaaaagcaaaatattgcATAGACATGTTATAGTCTATAATGTCTTCATCACAGTGGACTCACTGAAAATTGGAAAGGACAATTTAAATACTGGTTATTCAAAGTAAGTGGTTGATGAATATTGAAAGactagaattttatttaaataattgccTACTTACAGTGAAGTGAGAGGAGGTAATATAAGTACTTCAGTGGAAAGTTTTATAGGACCAGAAGGCAAAAAATAGGATGGGTAGTATTGCAGCTTTTCAACTTAACATATGGTACTTTTAGTACGATTTTTCCTCATATGTTTGTGCTGGGCCAAATTTGAATCTATGTGCATCTGAATCTGAGGAGGAGGCTCCCAATAGTTAAACTATAATATCCATACCATTAAATTTACCTTCACGTATTTGtgatgaagggcttccctggtgactcagatggtaaagactctgcctgcaatgcagaagaccagggtttgatccctgggtcaggaagatccccgggaggagggtatggcaacccactccagtattcttgcctggagaatctcatggacagaggaggctggtggctacaatccatgaggtcacaaagagtcagacatgaccgaagtgacttagtacgcatTCATACGCTAAGTGGCAGGAGTATTTCTGTGACACTTTACCTTTCAAATGTGATGACAACTCCTTGCACATGGACCAGAGGAGAAGCATCACAAAGCTTCTGTCACTGCCCATCCTGTGGGTGAAGACTATAGCTAAAACAGAAAACCAGTCTCATTCATCATCCATGTGAAGCTTACAAGTCACTTTAAACATGGGCATCTAGCAGATAGGAGAGGAAAAAAGGGTGGGGTGGATGACATATTGGGCATAATTATAGGACAggtctgggcttctcaggtgatgccagtggtaaagaagctgcctgccaatgtaggagacataagagatgcgggttcagtccttgggttgggaagattctctggaggagggattggcaacccatttgaggattcttgcctggagaatcccatggacagaggagcctggagggctatagtccatggggtcacaaaaagtaggacatgacttaagtgactgagcacacacagcacgcAGGCAAGTTCTAAAAATGAATCACCTATTTCCACACCCGCTCTGTTAGCTATAAAGTGGCCTACATAGCCATACCTGACTGTATATGAATATGGGAGAAAATGTGGTCTGTTGCATTTCCAGGGATAACAACCAACCTGTTTGGAGATAGCAATTTCTGCCATATAGAGCAAACATCCTCAGAGTGTAGCTTTTGTTGTtgattcttgtttcttttcttttttttggccatgcccagtggcatgtaggatcttagttcccagatcagtgATGGAACCCGTGatcctgcagtgaaagcacagtcttaaccactgggccaccagggaaggcccagcgTTTAGTTTTAATGAAGAGTAAGTGATGGCATAGATAGGGTTCACAGTAAGCAAGTTTAAAGAGAAGTGAGAATGTCAATATGACTGAGAATAAATTGTATAGAGACAAACAATATCAGTAGCTTCAGGTTTTGTGCCTGTTCATCCTTCCTTTTAACTGGATTCATTGACTCATTTTCCCTCTATATCTTTGAGTGGAATGCAATGTTTTTAATTGAGTTAAGAAACACTTGCTTCACTTGCTTGTTTCTCAGTGTGTAAATAAAGGGATTCAACATGGGTGAAATACAAGTAATAAGGAGCGAAATTCCTTTGTTAATAGCTACTTCATCTTTGGCTGAAGGTTTGACATAAATGAAGATGCAGCTGCCATATGTGATGGAAACAACAATCATATGGGAAGAACAAGTGGAGAAGGCCTTCTTCCTTTGCAGGGCAGAGGGAAACCTTAGAATAGTACTAATAATATAAATGTAGGAAAGAACTACACACATGAGGGTGATGATGAGGGTCAACCCAGCACACACAATAACCATCTGCTCTATCAGCCATGTGTCTGAGCAAGAGATCTTCAGGATAGGAGAAGCATCACAGCAAAAGTGATCAATGATATTCGAGTCACAGAATTCCAGTTCTAAGCCCAAACTAATTGGTGGGAGTATGATGATCAGTGCTGCCACCCAACAGAAAAGGATGAAGTTCTTGCAGACTCTACTGCTCATGATGATTGTGTAATGCAggggtttgcagatggccacatagcgatcGTAGGACATGGTGGCCAGGAGGAAAAATTCCGTCACTGCAAATAGGTCTGTAAACAACAGTTGACTGGCACAAGCAGCATAGGTGATGGACTTATCCCCAGATGATATGCTGTACAGGAATCTGGGAACACAAGCAGTTGTGAACGAAATCTCTAAGAAGGAGAAATTTTGGAGGAATAGATACATAGGTGTTTTAAGATGTGAATCAATCAGAGTGAGGGTGATGATGCTTAAGTTTCCAGATACACTCAAAGTGTaggacagaaatagaaaaatgaaaagcaaaattttCAGTCGAATGTCATCTGTCAGCCCCAGCAAGATGAAGGTTGTTATTGAGGTTTGGTTTTCCATCTGTGATGGTTATCTCTTGCCCAATCTGCTTGAAAAAATGAAGACTTTGCATGAGGAACTCCAGCTTCCTGGCTGATTTCTGATGTCAAGAGAAGTAAATCTGAGAGTGACTCTGATACAACTGGTCATTGGAGAAGCAAGCATATAGCACATGACAATGTTTCGTCACCTCTTTGTGTCCCATAAACtgcatattcatttttaaactgtGTTATTTCACACTACTGCTTCTGATGAATGTACACTTAGCTGCTAATTGGTCATTCAACATATAAATAACAATGGGAAAAAATGCCTCTATCAATATATTGCTTGGGGATCAAGTCTGTTTTCCTGAATGTCCTATCTCCATATATGCTTCTAGCAAGAAGTTAACacccccttcaaaaaaaaaaaaaaaagcaaaacagcagTCTTTAAGAAAATCCTAGCATTAAAGCTTACATGTGTGTTAGTTATTATACTGGCAATGAATTACTTATCAAAGGATAGTTTATCCTGTTTCAGCTTATCCAGTCCAGCTTCTTCGAGGCGTGTTTTACtgtatatattttctgaaaaatttatttaaatgtattacaATCCAAACACTAGGAGTTTTTCCTCatagaaaatttatttcaaagtatatttgCAATATTTACCTTTGACTGTGCTGCCCAGCTGCTGTTAGAATAGAATATGTTATGTATTTTCATGCTTCCTAGGATATGCTTGTGCAACAAAAATTTCTCCCCAATTTGCAAACTGTATTCTGGAACTGTATCATTGAGTGGATTACTTTATTTCTGATTCCCTTGACATTGAAAACATTAAAGCCTTCTAACTAGACGCTACAGTTTCATATTCTCTGTGCTattctgtgcttagtcgttcatttgtgtccaactctttgtgatcccatggactgtagcctgccaggctcctctgtccatggggattctccaggcaagaatactggaatggattgccatgctctccttcaggggatctttctaactcagggatagaacccaggtctcctgcattacaggagaattttttaccatctgagcccccagggaaacctTAGCTCTTGagaactttcttttttcccatcaaAGGGGTCTCATTAAGAGCAGTTtttgatattaaaattataaactgaattctattatttctttctaaaCACGTTTGACAATGAAGTCTGCCCACCCTGTGTAAGTATTTTTTGTTTAGTAATGTGTTGCTTCAAAATTTATTACAGATAAAGGAGGGAATGTTAAAGTATGTTCGTAGAGCTGAAAAACCATATCCATgacttttaatatgtttttggtCAACCTTATTTCAGCTTGAAATACACTCAATCACATTATTATGAATGACATTTAGCAGTATCCAGTTTAACAAAACTTTGCCAGTTCTTAATGATACTTCTACATTCACCTTCCATCTGTATGATAattgtttcctctgtctttttaacTGTTTATATATGAACTCACCTGATTTTTGCACTAATTAAACTATTCCTCACAAGGTCACCACTAGTCTATCTCATTTCACTCATTAAACACCATTCAGTCTTCATTTCACTCAAACTCTCAGCTACATGTAAGGGAATAAACTGCCAACTTGCAAAAGTGATGATGGCATAATTTCCCCTATCTCATAttttcctcagtttcttcctaCCATTCTGGTCTGTTTTCCATTCTCCTTGATGGTGACTTCTCTTTTGATAACCATTCTGTTAATGGGTTGACCTGCAATTTCTTTTCTAGGCAATCTGTTCTTTCACTCTGCTCTCTCTTGAAGAGATTCTCAT encodes the following:
- the LOC122678333 gene encoding olfactory receptor 6C2-like: MENQTSITTFILLGLTDDIRLKILLFIFLFLSYTLSVSGNLSIITLTLIDSHLKTPMYLFLQNFSFLEISFTTACVPRFLYSISSGDKSITYAACASQLLFTDLFAVTEFFLLATMSYDRYVAICKPLHYTIIMSSRVCKNFILFCWVAALIIILPPISLGLELEFCDSNIIDHFCCDASPILKISCSDTWLIEQMVIVCAGLTLIITLMCVVLSYIYIISTILRFPSALQRKKAFSTCSSHMIVVSITYGSCIFIYVKPSAKDEVAINKGISLLITCISPMLNPFIYTLRNKQVKQVFLNSIKNIAFHSKI